One Acropora palmata chromosome 2, jaAcrPala1.3, whole genome shotgun sequence genomic window carries:
- the LOC141873785 gene encoding protein Mdm4-like isoform X2, with the protein MRVMEAALVGKKACEVHTTQPCDSSDNEQGNFCTSPKKPFRKRKREALTGLNNGTSHTPSPLCWGIGFFSSGKVSESESELSEPHSAVFLVKGYESAVTAVVTDSEDDMFFFDETVEFEPPGSESEAEENEDDDDESEGEAVLLSSEDEDPGAEGGDEYEEGQELDSDIDEDDLWPCPQCNLKNHPMSRQCARCWMERHEWLPHLKRLSSDPGPMVTTATRTMPVLPSLQKSVSLPVSPRIESTPLSSPSSLQPVRPSSDTSASCILSASSSATNDKQENKLSARDELSLSDSKQVVDKKSDTKGPEATFSRDLCVICLTQPRNASLVHGRTGHQVCCIECAERLKENKKRCPVCRKKIRLVVKNFL; encoded by the exons GAAACTTTTGTACTTCGCCTAAGAAGCCATTCAGGAAGCGGAAAAGAGAAGCGTTGACAGGTTTGAACAATGGGACAAGCCACACTCCTTCCCCGTTGTGCTGGGGTATTGGTTTTTTCTCATCTGGCAAAGTATCAGAGAGTGAGAGTGAACTGTCTGAACCACACAGTGCAGTATTTCTTGTGAAAGGATATGAATCTGCTGTGACTGCTGTTGTAACAGACTCAGAAGAtgatatgtttttctttgatg AAACTGTTGAATTTGAGCCACCTGGTTCTGAAAGTGAAGCAGAAGAGAatgaggatgatgatgatgagtcAGAGGGCGAAG ctgtcCTTTTAAGTTCAGAGGATGAAGATCCTGGGGCAGAAGGGGGAGATGAATATGAAGAGGGACAGGAGTTGGATTCTGACATTGACGAAGATGATCTCTGGCCGTGTCCACAGTGTAACCTCAAAAACCATCCCATGTCACGTCAGTGTGCGCGCTGCTGGATGGAAAGACATGAATGGCTTCCACACCTAAAAAG ATTATCCTCAGATCCAGGGCCAATGGTGACCACTGCAACCAGAACAATGCCTGTTTTACCGTCTCTACAAAAAAGTGTTTCTCTCCCAGTATCACCAAGAATCGAAAGTACTCCATtgtcatcaccatcatcattaCAACCTGTCAGACCTTCATCAGACACTAGTGCTTCTTGTATTTTAAGTGCTTCTTCGTCAGCCACAAatgacaaacaagaaaataagctCTCAGCCAGAGATGAATTGAGTTTGTCAGACTCAAAACAAGTTGTTGATAAAAAGTCCGACACAAAAGGCCCAGAGGCTACCTTTTCCCGGGATTTGTGTGTGATTTGCTTAACGCAACCCCGCAATGCCAGCTTGGTGCATGGAAGAACTGGTCACCAAGTGTGCTGCATAGAATGTGCAGAAAGactaaaggaaaacaaaaagagatgtCCAGTCTGTCGCAAGAAAATCAGACTTGTTGTGAAAAATTTCTTGTAA
- the LOC141873785 gene encoding protein Mdm4-like isoform X1 → MSIEVHTTQPCDSSDNEQGNFCTSPKKPFRKRKREALTGLNNGTSHTPSPLCWGIGFFSSGKVSESESELSEPHSAVFLVKGYESAVTAVVTDSEDDMFFFDETVEFEPPGSESEAEENEDDDDESEGEAVLLSSEDEDPGAEGGDEYEEGQELDSDIDEDDLWPCPQCNLKNHPMSRQCARCWMERHEWLPHLKRLSSDPGPMVTTATRTMPVLPSLQKSVSLPVSPRIESTPLSSPSSLQPVRPSSDTSASCILSASSSATNDKQENKLSARDELSLSDSKQVVDKKSDTKGPEATFSRDLCVICLTQPRNASLVHGRTGHQVCCIECAERLKENKKRCPVCRKKIRLVVKNFL, encoded by the exons GAAACTTTTGTACTTCGCCTAAGAAGCCATTCAGGAAGCGGAAAAGAGAAGCGTTGACAGGTTTGAACAATGGGACAAGCCACACTCCTTCCCCGTTGTGCTGGGGTATTGGTTTTTTCTCATCTGGCAAAGTATCAGAGAGTGAGAGTGAACTGTCTGAACCACACAGTGCAGTATTTCTTGTGAAAGGATATGAATCTGCTGTGACTGCTGTTGTAACAGACTCAGAAGAtgatatgtttttctttgatg AAACTGTTGAATTTGAGCCACCTGGTTCTGAAAGTGAAGCAGAAGAGAatgaggatgatgatgatgagtcAGAGGGCGAAG ctgtcCTTTTAAGTTCAGAGGATGAAGATCCTGGGGCAGAAGGGGGAGATGAATATGAAGAGGGACAGGAGTTGGATTCTGACATTGACGAAGATGATCTCTGGCCGTGTCCACAGTGTAACCTCAAAAACCATCCCATGTCACGTCAGTGTGCGCGCTGCTGGATGGAAAGACATGAATGGCTTCCACACCTAAAAAG ATTATCCTCAGATCCAGGGCCAATGGTGACCACTGCAACCAGAACAATGCCTGTTTTACCGTCTCTACAAAAAAGTGTTTCTCTCCCAGTATCACCAAGAATCGAAAGTACTCCATtgtcatcaccatcatcattaCAACCTGTCAGACCTTCATCAGACACTAGTGCTTCTTGTATTTTAAGTGCTTCTTCGTCAGCCACAAatgacaaacaagaaaataagctCTCAGCCAGAGATGAATTGAGTTTGTCAGACTCAAAACAAGTTGTTGATAAAAAGTCCGACACAAAAGGCCCAGAGGCTACCTTTTCCCGGGATTTGTGTGTGATTTGCTTAACGCAACCCCGCAATGCCAGCTTGGTGCATGGAAGAACTGGTCACCAAGTGTGCTGCATAGAATGTGCAGAAAGactaaaggaaaacaaaaagagatgtCCAGTCTGTCGCAAGAAAATCAGACTTGTTGTGAAAAATTTCTTGTAA